The following proteins are encoded in a genomic region of Haloarcula marina:
- the mobA gene encoding molybdenum cofactor guanylyltransferase translates to MRSAVVLAGGYSTRFGEPDKATATLDDEPMIRHVVGGIADAVDEVVVNCRDDQRADIAEALSGLDARFAFDPVPDGGPVAGIRTGCRVARGRWTFVTPCDTPFVSATLADRLFEAAEDDGAVPFVGGRERPLSAVYDTEAAIQACDTTLGLGSRAVTDFVERLSPVTVSDPAPARAFEDLDTHAALQAASERST, encoded by the coding sequence ATGCGCTCGGCGGTCGTTCTCGCGGGCGGATACTCGACCCGCTTCGGCGAACCAGATAAGGCGACGGCGACCCTCGACGACGAACCGATGATTCGACACGTCGTCGGCGGCATCGCCGACGCCGTCGACGAGGTGGTCGTCAACTGCCGCGACGACCAGCGGGCGGACATCGCCGAGGCCCTGTCGGGCCTCGACGCACGGTTCGCGTTCGACCCCGTCCCCGACGGCGGGCCGGTGGCCGGTATCCGAACCGGCTGTCGGGTCGCCCGCGGCCGGTGGACGTTCGTCACGCCGTGTGACACGCCGTTCGTCTCGGCGACGCTCGCCGACCGACTGTTCGAGGCCGCCGAGGACGACGGCGCGGTACCGTTCGTCGGCGGCCGCGAACGCCCGCTCTCGGCCGTCTACGATACGGAAGCGGCCATTCAGGCCTGCGACACGACGCTCGGCCTCGGTTCGCGAGCCGTGACGGATTTCGTCGAGCGGCTCTCGCCGGTCACCGTCTCGGACCCCGCTCCGGCGCGCGCGTTCGAGGACCTCGACACGCACGCTGCGCTGCAGGCCGCGAGCGAGCGCTCGACCTGA
- a CDS encoding methyl-accepting chemotaxis protein produces MNREQRQQSEPAGGDRTVANAQGALDVVQTAAETVDGELAAIDDRASEQAADAAWVVDEVSALSATIEEIAATATEVSEQSDRAAEQASDGRAAAQDALETMDDVRAVSQEVAAEVDALRDRIDRIADALAGIDRIADQTNMLALNASIEAARADTDAGGFAVVADEIKQLAEESQEQADDIDDALGAVRQATDDTVGELEHATEEIDAGADQVADAMASLDAVADTVQETADGIASVSTATDEQASTSEAVAHRCETVAERAHAIEDDLASIRHARDEQTAMLGEIDDVLSTADADRRAKLADAPTLELGVPGLNDLCGGGFVVGGQAVIRYGEGASVDGLLAQLTATTVAAGRAVSLTATPTLDRSTLSTAFEATDLSLTEALAEDRLFVLDMFGTWSDEYNVFDLGRTTLGAVNETTVARRDAPLLVVGNIEGEMETVGEQAAREARYENDDGVFDARDTVLNVISDTAVPETLAAFYAGAADQTIETWQTDGQQYLELRQSPIGTTGSRRRVSTTPRPPFVRVGGR; encoded by the coding sequence ATGAACCGAGAACAACGACAACAGTCGGAGCCAGCGGGCGGCGACCGAACCGTCGCCAACGCACAGGGCGCACTCGACGTGGTCCAGACGGCCGCCGAAACCGTCGACGGCGAACTCGCCGCCATCGACGACCGGGCCAGCGAACAGGCCGCCGACGCCGCGTGGGTCGTCGACGAGGTGTCGGCCCTCTCGGCCACCATCGAGGAGATAGCGGCGACGGCTACGGAGGTCAGTGAACAGAGCGACCGCGCGGCCGAACAGGCGAGCGACGGGCGCGCGGCCGCACAGGACGCGCTGGAGACGATGGACGACGTGCGCGCGGTCAGCCAGGAAGTCGCCGCGGAAGTCGACGCCCTGCGGGACCGCATCGACCGCATCGCCGACGCGCTTGCGGGTATCGACCGCATCGCCGACCAGACGAACATGCTGGCACTGAACGCCTCTATCGAGGCCGCGCGGGCCGACACCGACGCCGGTGGGTTCGCCGTCGTCGCCGACGAGATAAAGCAACTCGCCGAGGAGTCCCAAGAACAGGCCGACGACATCGACGACGCTCTCGGCGCGGTCCGGCAGGCCACCGACGACACCGTCGGGGAACTCGAACACGCGACGGAGGAAATCGACGCCGGGGCCGACCAAGTCGCCGACGCCATGGCGAGTCTCGACGCCGTGGCCGACACGGTCCAAGAGACGGCCGACGGCATCGCCTCCGTGTCGACGGCCACCGACGAACAGGCCAGTACCAGCGAGGCCGTCGCCCACCGGTGTGAGACGGTCGCAGAGCGGGCGCACGCCATCGAGGACGACCTCGCCTCGATTCGACACGCTCGGGACGAACAGACGGCGATGCTCGGCGAAATCGACGACGTGCTCTCGACGGCCGACGCCGACCGCCGCGCGAAACTGGCCGACGCGCCGACCCTCGAACTCGGTGTGCCGGGGCTGAACGACCTCTGTGGCGGCGGATTCGTCGTCGGCGGACAGGCGGTCATCCGGTACGGCGAGGGCGCGTCGGTCGACGGCTTGCTCGCCCAGTTGACGGCGACCACCGTCGCCGCGGGTCGGGCCGTCTCGCTGACGGCGACGCCGACGCTCGACCGGTCGACGCTGTCGACCGCCTTCGAAGCCACCGACCTGTCGCTCACCGAGGCACTGGCAGAAGACCGCCTGTTCGTCCTCGACATGTTCGGGACGTGGAGCGACGAGTACAACGTCTTCGACCTCGGGCGGACGACGCTGGGCGCCGTCAACGAGACGACCGTCGCCCGGCGAGACGCGCCCCTGCTCGTCGTCGGGAACATCGAGGGCGAAATGGAGACGGTCGGCGAACAGGCGGCCCGCGAGGCCCGCTACGAGAACGACGACGGCGTCTTCGACGCCCGCGATACGGTCCTCAACGTCATCTCCGACACGGCGGTGCCCGAGACGCTGGCGGCGTTCTACGCGGGCGCGGCCGACCAGACCATCGAGACGTGGCAGACCGACGGCCAACAGTACCTCGAACTCCGCCAGTCTCCCATCGGGACGACCGGCAGTCGCCGCCGCGTCTCCACGACCCCGCGGCCGCCGTTCGTCCGCGTCGGGGGCCGCTGA
- the lrp gene encoding HTH-type transcriptional regulator Lrp has product MVDEIDKQVVNALLRDGRASARDIAAETGVAATTVSRRMDQLAEAGIIQEYTPRIDYAELGYDVTAVFQLSVEGGGLVDVTERLSDQQNMVAVYEVTGSHDIIAVGKFRDTNEMNARIKDILTDPDVRTASTSIVLNTVREHEQFPVGDAEE; this is encoded by the coding sequence ATGGTCGACGAGATAGACAAGCAGGTCGTGAACGCGTTGCTCCGGGATGGCCGGGCGAGCGCCCGTGATATCGCCGCCGAAACCGGCGTCGCCGCGACGACGGTGTCCCGGCGGATGGACCAACTGGCCGAGGCCGGAATCATCCAGGAGTACACGCCCCGCATCGACTACGCGGAGTTGGGATACGACGTCACCGCCGTCTTCCAACTCTCGGTCGAGGGAGGCGGCCTCGTGGACGTGACCGAGCGTCTCAGCGACCAGCAGAACATGGTCGCCGTCTACGAGGTGACGGGGAGCCACGACATCATCGCCGTCGGAAAGTTCCGCGATACGAACGAGATGAACGCGCGTATCAAGGACATCCTGACCGACCCCGACGTTCGGACGGCGTCGACCTCCATCGTGTTGAACACCGTCCGGGAACACGAACAGTTCCCGGTCGGCGACGCGGAGGAGTAA
- a CDS encoding chemotaxis protein CheC, translating to MGLQVDVRKLDLFNQMAKEGSGTVADHLGQLTGLDARVHTSQINFLDIDDVKTHIGTDRQVGIYVELTEPPYGYVLFMLDPADSKRLAGAMLGGMGDGGDGAGFSDMERSAMQEIGNIMTSGFIDGWANVLDTTIDMGTPNFVLGPASGIVDKMGGWPDSELVFVIDSKIVVEDDDLGMTVYTFPELESLVELIQHIDLETDVAADTEAGDVV from the coding sequence ATGGGCCTGCAAGTCGACGTGCGGAAACTCGACCTCTTCAACCAGATGGCCAAAGAGGGGTCGGGGACCGTCGCGGACCACCTCGGGCAGTTGACCGGATTAGACGCCCGCGTCCACACCTCGCAAATCAACTTTCTCGACATCGACGACGTGAAGACACACATCGGCACCGACCGACAGGTCGGCATCTACGTCGAACTGACCGAACCGCCGTACGGCTACGTCCTGTTCATGCTCGACCCCGCCGACAGCAAACGGCTGGCGGGGGCGATGCTGGGCGGGATGGGCGACGGCGGTGACGGCGCGGGCTTTTCGGACATGGAGCGGTCGGCCATGCAGGAAATCGGGAACATCATGACCAGCGGGTTCATCGACGGGTGGGCGAACGTCCTCGATACGACCATCGACATGGGCACGCCGAACTTCGTCCTCGGCCCCGCGAGCGGCATCGTCGACAAGATGGGCGGGTGGCCCGACTCGGAACTCGTCTTCGTCATCGACTCGAAAATCGTCGTCGAGGACGACGACCTCGGAATGACCGTCTACACGTTCCCGGAACTGGAATCGCTGGTCGAACTCATCCAGCACATCGACCTCGAGACGGACGTGGCCGCGGACACGGAAGCGGGCGACGTGGTGTGA
- the nasA gene encoding assimilatory nitrate reductase NasA, whose product MRCAVGCGQHQRGVDEGYGVDKVRGNYNHPTSKGLACERGIRETENPRGEWLTEPLVRRGDTLRPTSWATALGLVATEFIQAIADDPDSVAVLGSGQQTNEAAYALGKLARGGIGTKHFDANTTLCMASAVRAYYDAFGSDAPPPTYDDIPEAQTHVVWGANPAAAHPVLYRWILDSASDDDSRLIVVDPVESETAADADEVVRLDPGTDLELARAVLAHVVATGRVDRAFVEEYTDGFDEVVDSLPDPKRAADTAGVAFETVEALADAFADPTLLYWGMGVNQSTNGTDAARTLVNLCLATGNLRPGSGPFSLTGQANSMGARVVSSKDTWPGHRPFTEKEHRETVAEMWDVPLSRLPDSSGPGPVGIVDQMNRGNIDICWTVATNPVAGMPDASNVKRSLDDIFLVAQDAFRSETVEHADVVLPAATWGETDGTTMNMERTVSRVTAVSDTVDAVRQDIDIIAAVGNRIDDSLFPEPTLEPEPVFEEIRALTEGTPADCSGITYDRLDSELAVRWPAPDESTQGGYRYYDADDESESWSFPTESGRAQFTPATFDGVPEPTDAAYPLMLTTGRRAEAYNTGVRSREENDGVPTARIHPETAGQYIDLLDRGRTLVESRRARVTVDLAPDDSIPKDAVWMDVHNPAVNELTLPAVDPESREPNYKQCAVRLASPDTSTTVTHSGLPRTGTYGDD is encoded by the coding sequence ATGCGGTGTGCCGTCGGCTGTGGACAACACCAGCGCGGCGTCGACGAGGGGTACGGCGTCGACAAGGTTCGAGGGAACTACAACCACCCGACGTCGAAGGGCCTCGCCTGCGAACGGGGCATCAGAGAGACGGAGAACCCCCGAGGCGAATGGCTCACCGAACCGCTGGTCCGACGCGGCGACACCCTCAGACCGACCTCGTGGGCGACGGCGCTGGGTCTCGTCGCCACGGAGTTCATCCAGGCCATCGCCGACGACCCGGATTCGGTCGCCGTCCTCGGGAGCGGCCAACAGACGAACGAGGCGGCCTACGCCCTCGGCAAACTTGCCCGCGGCGGCATCGGCACGAAGCACTTCGACGCTAACACGACGCTGTGCATGGCCTCGGCGGTGCGAGCGTACTACGACGCCTTCGGCAGCGACGCGCCGCCGCCGACCTACGATGACATCCCCGAGGCGCAGACCCACGTCGTCTGGGGCGCGAACCCGGCGGCGGCCCATCCCGTGCTGTACCGCTGGATTCTGGACAGTGCCAGCGACGACGACAGTCGTCTCATCGTCGTCGACCCCGTCGAGAGCGAGACGGCCGCCGACGCCGACGAGGTGGTCCGACTCGACCCCGGAACCGACCTCGAACTCGCGCGAGCGGTGCTCGCCCACGTCGTCGCCACCGGCCGCGTCGACCGGGCGTTCGTCGAGGAGTACACCGACGGCTTCGACGAGGTAGTCGACTCGCTCCCCGACCCGAAACGCGCCGCCGACACCGCTGGCGTCGCCTTCGAGACGGTCGAGGCGCTGGCCGACGCGTTCGCGGACCCGACGCTGCTGTACTGGGGGATGGGCGTCAACCAGAGCACCAACGGCACGGACGCCGCGCGAACGCTCGTCAACCTCTGTCTCGCGACGGGTAACCTGCGGCCGGGGAGCGGCCCGTTCTCGCTGACCGGACAGGCCAACTCGATGGGTGCCCGCGTCGTCTCCTCGAAGGACACGTGGCCGGGCCACCGCCCGTTCACGGAGAAGGAACACCGAGAGACCGTCGCCGAGATGTGGGACGTGCCGCTCAGTCGCCTCCCCGACTCCTCGGGACCCGGCCCGGTCGGTATCGTCGACCAGATGAACCGTGGCAACATCGACATCTGCTGGACCGTCGCCACCAACCCCGTCGCCGGGATGCCCGACGCGAGCAACGTCAAGCGCTCGCTCGACGACATCTTCCTCGTCGCCCAGGACGCCTTCCGCTCGGAGACGGTCGAACACGCCGACGTGGTCCTGCCCGCGGCGACGTGGGGCGAAACCGACGGCACGACGATGAACATGGAGCGGACCGTCTCCCGAGTGACCGCCGTGAGCGACACCGTCGACGCCGTCCGACAGGACATCGACATCATCGCCGCCGTCGGCAACCGCATCGACGACTCGCTGTTTCCGGAACCGACGCTCGAACCCGAACCCGTGTTCGAGGAAATCCGCGCGCTCACCGAGGGAACCCCGGCGGACTGCTCGGGCATCACCTACGACCGCCTCGACTCGGAACTGGCCGTCCGGTGGCCCGCCCCCGACGAGTCGACCCAGGGCGGCTACCGGTACTACGATGCCGACGACGAGTCGGAGTCCTGGTCGTTCCCCACCGAGTCGGGCAGGGCACAGTTCACCCCCGCGACGTTCGACGGCGTGCCGGAACCGACCGACGCCGCCTACCCCCTCATGCTGACGACCGGCCGCCGCGCCGAAGCCTACAACACCGGGGTCCGGTCTCGCGAGGAGAACGACGGCGTCCCGACGGCCCGCATCCACCCCGAAACTGCCGGGCAGTACATCGACCTGCTGGACCGCGGTCGCACCCTCGTCGAATCCCGGCGGGCGCGGGTGACTGTCGACCTCGCGCCGGACGACAGCATCCCGAAGGACGCCGTCTGGATGGACGTACACAACCCCGCGGTCAACGAACTGACCCTGCCCGCGGTCGACCCCGAATCGCGGGAACCGAACTACAAGCAGTGCGCCGTCCGGTTGGCGTCCCCCGATACCTCGACGACCGTGACCCACAGCGGCCTGCCGCGAACGGGGACGTACGGCGACGACTGA
- a CDS encoding MFS transporter: protein MGLIKMTKYRTLLLATIGFNFSFLIWFSFAPFTGPMSEEFGLSTAEIGILASSAIWMAPFGRMLTGWLSDKFGAPTIFAIVLGYVGVFSMASAFVQDYSLFFVTRLIVATAGITFVIGIQHVAEWWEEENLGLAEGIYAGVGNAGAAGGALILPRVFGTGWNGPLFSTNWRAAFFYTGVVSIFLAIAYYTLGEAAKSEEKRQATADNASFKDWIYTATRYGTVVLALAYIMSFGLELSMNGWLATYYREAFNQDNLVIASTFAATFSVAAGLLRPIGGYMSDVLARKEKNILPVFHGRYREQWTFVSLCFIVVMMLCMTLAGLSGVVMNAVIVGFLVGTACAFAEGAIFAQVPAMFPNSSGAVAGVVGGIGTVGGIVYPLIYSAPWLSSLHIGYSIVAASMVPIVLLAAWVFQPGIASVANTEGFIGDSREAPAASSGDD from the coding sequence ATGGGACTGATCAAGATGACGAAGTACCGGACCCTGCTGCTCGCGACTATCGGGTTCAACTTCTCTTTCCTCATCTGGTTCTCGTTCGCACCGTTCACCGGACCCATGTCGGAGGAGTTCGGCCTGTCGACGGCGGAAATCGGTATCCTCGCGAGTTCGGCCATCTGGATGGCCCCGTTCGGCCGGATGCTGACCGGGTGGCTCTCCGATAAGTTCGGCGCGCCGACCATCTTCGCCATCGTCCTCGGGTACGTCGGGGTGTTCTCGATGGCCAGCGCGTTCGTTCAGGACTACTCGCTGTTCTTCGTGACCCGCCTCATCGTCGCGACGGCGGGCATCACGTTCGTCATCGGCATCCAGCACGTCGCCGAGTGGTGGGAAGAGGAGAACCTCGGCCTCGCCGAGGGCATCTACGCCGGTGTCGGCAACGCCGGGGCGGCGGGCGGCGCGCTTATCCTCCCCCGCGTGTTCGGCACCGGATGGAACGGCCCGCTGTTCTCGACGAACTGGCGCGCGGCCTTCTTCTACACCGGCGTCGTCTCCATCTTCCTCGCCATCGCGTACTACACGCTGGGTGAGGCCGCAAAGAGCGAGGAGAAGCGACAGGCCACCGCAGACAACGCGAGCTTCAAGGACTGGATATACACGGCCACCCGCTACGGGACCGTCGTCCTCGCGCTCGCCTACATCATGTCGTTCGGCCTCGAACTGTCCATGAACGGGTGGCTCGCCACCTACTACCGCGAAGCGTTCAATCAGGACAACCTCGTCATCGCGAGCACGTTCGCGGCGACGTTCTCCGTCGCGGCCGGTCTGCTCCGCCCCATCGGCGGCTACATGAGTGACGTGCTGGCCCGCAAGGAGAAGAACATCCTGCCCGTGTTCCACGGCCGCTACCGCGAACAGTGGACGTTCGTCTCGCTGTGTTTCATCGTCGTGATGATGCTGTGCATGACGCTCGCCGGACTCTCGGGCGTCGTGATGAACGCCGTCATCGTCGGCTTCCTCGTCGGCACGGCGTGTGCCTTCGCCGAGGGGGCAATCTTCGCGCAGGTCCCGGCGATGTTCCCCAACAGCTCCGGGGCCGTGGCGGGCGTCGTCGGCGGTATCGGCACCGTCGGCGGCATCGTCTACCCGCTCATCTACTCCGCGCCGTGGCTGTCCAGCCTCCACATCGGGTACTCCATCGTCGCCGCGTCGATGGTCCCCATCGTCCTGCTGGCGGCGTGGGTGTTCCAGCCGGGCATCGCGAGCGTCGCCAACACGGAGGGCTTCATCGGCGACAGCCGCGAAGCGCCCGCGGCCTCGTCCGGGGACGACTGA
- a CDS encoding ammonium transporter: MVLAPLQVSADALNYTWVLVVSFLIFFMHAGFAMLEAGQVRSKNVANQLTKNLLTWSVGVTVFFLIGAGVSSLVGGGGFSAAFMTSGTGWIDWLYGAVFAMTAATIVSGAVAGRAKLRAYVIYTFLLAAVIYPVVTGITWAGAYISFGGAGFTDFAGGMIVHGMGGIAGLTAAYVLGPRMGRYNEDGSVNVIPGHSLTFAVLGTLILAFGWYGFNVGTSAIIGEGFLGDQLGRVAMTTTIAMACGAMGAGLVAWMRTGKVDTLYVANGLLAGLVGITAIPHTTSWWGAFVVGGLAGIQLPLVFGFVEKTLKIDDVCAVFPVHGSAGVLGTLLYPFVAAPGVVDSVVNAFVAQVIGVVAIGAWTVIATAAVWGVLKAMGQARVTPEHEQEGLDVSEHGVETYPEFGDSVVADGGMTSENIRTDGGSKDD; encoded by the coding sequence ATGGTATTAGCACCACTCCAAGTTAGCGCGGACGCGCTCAACTACACCTGGGTACTGGTCGTATCGTTCCTCATCTTCTTCATGCACGCTGGCTTCGCGATGCTCGAAGCGGGGCAGGTGCGCTCGAAGAACGTCGCGAACCAACTGACGAAGAACCTCCTGACGTGGTCCGTCGGGGTGACCGTGTTCTTCCTCATCGGGGCGGGCGTCTCCTCGCTCGTCGGGGGTGGCGGCTTCTCGGCCGCCTTCATGACGAGCGGTACGGGCTGGATCGACTGGCTCTACGGGGCCGTCTTCGCGATGACCGCCGCGACCATCGTCTCCGGGGCGGTGGCCGGTCGCGCGAAACTCCGTGCGTACGTCATCTACACGTTCCTGCTGGCGGCCGTCATCTACCCGGTCGTCACCGGTATCACGTGGGCTGGCGCGTACATCAGCTTCGGCGGCGCCGGGTTCACTGACTTCGCTGGCGGCATGATCGTCCACGGCATGGGCGGCATCGCCGGTCTCACGGCTGCCTACGTCCTCGGCCCGCGCATGGGTCGGTACAACGAGGACGGCAGCGTCAACGTCATCCCCGGTCACTCGCTGACCTTCGCCGTGCTGGGGACGCTCATCCTCGCATTCGGCTGGTACGGCTTCAACGTCGGTACCTCCGCCATCATCGGCGAGGGCTTCCTCGGTGACCAACTCGGGCGCGTCGCCATGACGACGACCATCGCGATGGCCTGCGGTGCCATGGGCGCCGGTCTCGTCGCGTGGATGCGCACTGGCAAAGTCGACACGCTGTACGTCGCCAACGGCCTGCTCGCTGGCCTCGTCGGCATCACCGCCATCCCGCACACCACCTCGTGGTGGGGCGCGTTCGTGGTCGGCGGCCTCGCTGGCATCCAGCTCCCGCTCGTCTTCGGCTTCGTCGAGAAGACGCTGAAAATCGACGACGTCTGTGCGGTCTTCCCGGTTCACGGGAGCGCGGGCGTGCTGGGTACGCTCCTGTACCCCTTCGTCGCCGCACCCGGCGTCGTCGACTCCGTCGTTAACGCCTTCGTCGCACAGGTCATCGGTGTGGTCGCAATCGGCGCGTGGACCGTCATCGCGACCGCCGCGGTCTGGGGCGTGCTGAAAGCGATGGGACAGGCTCGGGTCACCCCCGAACACGAACAGGAAGGGCTGGACGTCAGCGAACACGGCGTCGAGACCTACCCCGAGTTCGGCGACAGCGTTGTCGCCGACGGTGGTATGACGAGCGAAAACATCCGTACTGACGGAGGTTCCAAAGATGACTGA
- a CDS encoding nitrite/sulfite reductase: MAHKKEDVKAELYGDEVREKLEEFAEEGWESIPEDERDAWFSRFKFWGVFHHRGGQESYFMMRLTNCGGILEPEQLRAIGEVARDYAKGPAENPEFGNGWVDFTTRQSIQLHWLKLEDIPEIWEKLEAVGVSSRSAGGDTMRNISGCPVAGKAEEYVESRPILDEIQETIRGDNDLSNMPRKFNISVSGCRQGCAQDAINDIGLEPAHKFIDGTDVEGFNVRVGGGLGGRQPREARPLDLFVRPEHAVETVRAFVEFYHEEGNRQNRSKNRARFFVDDLGTDAIREELDERLDFEFETAGTDFRGEYTYNAGKPADRGAHDHVGVYDQRDGQNYVGLSVPVGRIVAEEAIELADLADEYGSGEVRLTRRQNPLIMDVPDEKLDDLLAEPLLTKLSPDPNPFVQGAMACTGTEFCSLALTETKARMARLLRWLGDNVDVPDDVDRIKMHFSGCTADCGQAMTADIGLQGMRARKDGEMVEAMDVGVGGGMGEDPSFIEWVRQRVPADEVPGMIANMVEAYAALREEGQTFGEWVDATGHETIVELAEPEEVVGYEDPCLTDGKQSWYPFDDGESPAPTDASGEPLSADD, encoded by the coding sequence ATGGCACACAAGAAAGAGGACGTCAAAGCGGAACTGTACGGCGACGAGGTGCGAGAGAAACTGGAGGAGTTCGCCGAAGAGGGCTGGGAGTCTATCCCCGAAGACGAGCGTGACGCGTGGTTCTCGCGGTTCAAGTTCTGGGGCGTGTTCCACCACCGCGGCGGGCAGGAGTCGTATTTCATGATGCGCCTGACCAACTGCGGGGGGATTCTGGAACCCGAACAGCTCCGAGCCATCGGCGAGGTGGCCCGCGACTACGCGAAAGGACCGGCGGAGAATCCCGAGTTCGGCAACGGCTGGGTCGACTTCACGACCCGCCAGTCCATCCAACTCCACTGGCTGAAACTGGAAGATATCCCGGAAATCTGGGAGAAACTGGAGGCCGTCGGCGTCTCCTCGCGCTCTGCGGGCGGCGACACGATGCGGAACATCTCGGGCTGTCCGGTCGCGGGCAAGGCCGAGGAGTACGTCGAGTCCCGTCCCATTCTGGACGAGATTCAGGAGACCATCCGCGGCGATAACGACCTCTCGAACATGCCCCGGAAGTTCAATATCTCGGTCTCGGGGTGCCGACAGGGGTGCGCGCAGGACGCCATCAACGACATCGGTCTCGAACCCGCTCACAAGTTCATCGACGGGACGGATGTCGAGGGGTTCAACGTCCGCGTCGGCGGCGGCCTCGGTGGCCGCCAACCGCGCGAGGCGCGTCCGCTGGACCTGTTCGTCCGGCCGGAACACGCCGTCGAGACGGTCCGCGCGTTCGTCGAGTTCTACCACGAGGAAGGGAACCGGCAGAACCGCTCGAAGAACCGCGCGCGCTTCTTCGTCGACGACCTCGGAACCGACGCCATCCGCGAGGAACTGGACGAACGGCTGGATTTCGAGTTCGAGACCGCCGGGACGGACTTCCGCGGGGAGTACACCTACAACGCGGGTAAGCCCGCCGACCGCGGCGCGCACGACCACGTCGGCGTCTACGACCAACGCGACGGGCAGAACTACGTCGGCCTGTCGGTTCCGGTGGGGCGAATCGTCGCCGAGGAAGCGATCGAACTTGCGGACCTCGCCGACGAGTACGGCTCCGGCGAGGTGCGACTCACGCGCCGACAGAATCCGCTCATCATGGACGTTCCGGACGAGAAACTCGACGACCTGCTCGCGGAACCGCTACTGACGAAACTCTCGCCGGACCCGAACCCGTTCGTACAGGGCGCGATGGCCTGCACCGGGACGGAGTTCTGTTCGCTCGCGCTCACCGAGACGAAAGCGCGGATGGCCCGACTGCTCCGATGGCTGGGCGACAACGTCGACGTGCCCGACGACGTGGACCGCATCAAGATGCACTTTTCGGGCTGTACGGCCGACTGCGGGCAGGCGATGACCGCCGACATCGGCTTACAGGGCATGCGCGCCCGCAAAGACGGCGAGATGGTCGAGGCGATGGACGTGGGCGTCGGCGGCGGCATGGGCGAAGACCCCTCGTTCATCGAATGGGTCCGGCAGCGCGTGCCCGCCGACGAAGTGCCGGGGATGATCGCCAACATGGTCGAGGCCTACGCCGCCCTCCGCGAGGAGGGACAGACCTTCGGCGAGTGGGTCGACGCCACCGGTCACGAGACCATCGTGGAACTGGCCGAACCCGAGGAGGTCGTCGGGTACGAAGACCCGTGTCTCACCGACGGCAAGCAGTCGTGGTACCCCTTCGACGACGGGGAGAGCCCCGCGCCGACCGACGCCAGCGGCGAACCGCTCTCGGCGGACGACTGA
- a CDS encoding P-II family nitrogen regulator gives MTEDTDIKMVVAMVRPDKLGDVKQALAEVGAPSLTVTNVSGRGSQPAKKGQWRGEEYVVDLHQKVKVETVVADIPADDVVEAIAEGAHTGEKGDGKIFVLPVDDAYQVRTGKRGPEAV, from the coding sequence ATGACTGAAGACACTGACATCAAGATGGTCGTGGCAATGGTTCGCCCAGATAAACTCGGAGACGTGAAGCAGGCGCTGGCGGAAGTCGGCGCGCCCTCGCTGACAGTCACCAACGTCTCGGGCCGTGGCTCACAGCCCGCGAAGAAGGGCCAGTGGCGCGGTGAAGAGTACGTCGTCGACCTCCACCAGAAGGTCAAAGTCGAGACAGTCGTCGCGGACATCCCCGCCGACGACGTGGTCGAAGCCATCGCGGAAGGCGCCCACACCGGCGAGAAGGGCGACGGCAAGATATTCGTCCTGCCGGTCGATGACGCCTACCAGGTCCGCACCGGCAAGCGAGGACCAGAGGCCGTCTGA